From one Streptomyces chromofuscus genomic stretch:
- a CDS encoding copper chaperone PCu(A)C: protein MSSSLRRGALAATAIAFSIASLAACGAGNNAQTLEIKPDNAATSVGDIEIQNAVVITQADPEASGPAVVSATVFNSGDRAQKLESISLDGAEKVELTPASGQGELSIPAGGSVIIGGKGNASAVLQNAESLTDGDAHKVTFSFSDTGDVTMQAFIVPAEGYYAPWGPSGSPAADASPSPTATETGEAGETGEAGGEGAAADPEGTESGAASGTPTDPASASATESEAGDTAGH, encoded by the coding sequence GTGAGCAGCAGCCTTCGACGCGGCGCCCTCGCCGCCACCGCCATCGCGTTCTCGATCGCCTCGCTCGCCGCCTGCGGCGCCGGCAACAACGCACAGACGCTGGAGATCAAGCCGGACAACGCGGCCACCAGCGTCGGTGACATTGAGATCCAGAACGCGGTGGTCATCACCCAGGCCGACCCGGAGGCGTCCGGCCCGGCCGTGGTCTCCGCCACCGTCTTCAACTCCGGCGACCGCGCGCAGAAGCTCGAGTCGATCAGCCTCGACGGCGCCGAGAAGGTCGAGCTCACTCCCGCGTCCGGCCAGGGCGAGCTGAGCATCCCGGCCGGCGGCTCCGTCATCATCGGCGGCAAGGGCAACGCGTCGGCGGTCCTGCAGAACGCGGAGTCCCTCACCGACGGCGACGCCCACAAGGTCACCTTCTCGTTCAGCGACACCGGCGACGTGACCATGCAGGCGTTCATCGTGCCGGCCGAGGGCTACTACGCACCGTGGGGCCCGAGCGGCTCCCCGGCGGCCGACGCCTCCCCCTCCCCGACCGCGACGGAGACCGGTGAGGCCGGTGAAACCGGTGAGGCCGGCGGCGAGGGCGCGGCCGCCGACCCGGAGGGCACCGAGAGCGGGGCGGCCTCCGGCACGCCGACCGACCCGGCGTCCGCGTCGGCCACCGAGTCCGAGGCGGGCGACACCGCCGGTCACTGA
- a CDS encoding SCO4226 family nickel-binding protein — protein MTQFMDVHRGMRGITEEQLREAHQADLAIEKEERVHFKQAWADPESGIVYCLSEAPSAEAVQRIHERAGHKADEVHPVPLTV, from the coding sequence ATGACCCAGTTCATGGACGTCCACCGGGGCATGCGGGGCATCACCGAGGAGCAGCTACGCGAGGCCCACCAGGCCGATCTCGCCATAGAGAAGGAAGAGCGCGTGCACTTCAAGCAGGCCTGGGCGGACCCGGAGTCCGGCATCGTCTACTGCCTGTCCGAGGCGCCTTCGGCGGAGGCCGTCCAGCGCATCCACGAGCGCGCGGGGCACAAGGCGGACGAGGTCCATCCGGTGCCGCTGACCGTCTGA
- a CDS encoding response regulator transcription factor — protein sequence MTRVLVVEDEESFSDALSYMLRKEGFEVAVATTGPDGLDEFERNGADLVLLDLMLPGLPGTEVCRQLRGRSNVPVIMVTAKDSEIDKVVGLEIGADDYVTKPFSSRELVARIRAVLRRRGEPEEVAPAALEAGPVRMDVDRHVVTVGGSKVDLPLKEFDLLEMLLRNAGRVLTRMQLIDRVWGADYVGDTKTLDVHVKRLRAKIEPDPGAPRYLVTVRGLGYKFEP from the coding sequence GTGACCCGTGTGCTCGTCGTCGAGGACGAGGAGTCCTTCTCCGACGCCCTGTCGTACATGCTCCGCAAGGAGGGCTTCGAGGTCGCCGTCGCGACCACCGGGCCCGACGGACTCGACGAGTTCGAGCGCAACGGCGCCGACCTCGTCCTCCTCGACCTGATGCTGCCCGGCCTGCCGGGCACCGAGGTCTGCCGCCAGCTGCGCGGCCGCTCCAACGTCCCCGTCATCATGGTGACCGCCAAGGACAGTGAGATCGACAAGGTTGTCGGGCTGGAAATAGGAGCCGACGACTACGTCACCAAGCCGTTCTCCTCGCGCGAGCTGGTCGCCCGCATCCGGGCCGTCCTGCGCCGCCGCGGCGAGCCGGAGGAGGTGGCCCCGGCGGCCCTGGAGGCCGGCCCGGTCCGCATGGACGTCGACCGCCACGTGGTCACCGTCGGCGGCTCCAAGGTCGATCTCCCGCTGAAGGAGTTCGACCTCCTGGAGATGCTGCTGCGCAACGCCGGCCGCGTCCTCACCCGCATGCAGCTGATCGACCGCGTCTGGGGCGCCGACTACGTCGGTGACACCAAGACCCTGGACGTCCACGTCAAGCGCCTGCGCGCCAAGATCGAGCCGGACCCGGGCGCGCCGCGCTACCTGGTCACGGTGCGCGGCCTCGGCTACAAGTTCGAGCCGTAA
- a CDS encoding sensor histidine kinase: MDVNAAVAAAAAIAGVLTGVIAMLAFRWSERDLKRPTRTSLHTDPVLPPGVDTVLSVLRSSAVVLDEADAVVKASSAAYALGLVRGGRLAVDPMLQMARDTRRDGEIRQVELDLPRRGSGRGEALAVSARVAPLGSRLVLLLVEDLTEARRIEAVRRDFVANVSHELKTPVGALSLLSEAVMDASDDPEAVQRFAGRMQIEATRLTNLVQELIDLSRVQNDDPLEDAEPVRVDELVAEAIDRCRHQAGAKQITMAAGGTADLHVWGNRSQLAAALGNLVENAVNYSPARTRVGIAARRVSGSGGDIIEVAVTDQGIGISDKDKERIFERFYRVDPARSRATGGTGLGLAIVKHVAASHGGEVTVWSSEGQGSTFTLRLPEAGPARDRAHQHPALDDEAEAGQSADSSRATPPYESLPAPEVLP; encoded by the coding sequence ATGGACGTGAACGCGGCGGTCGCCGCAGCGGCAGCGATCGCCGGTGTGCTCACCGGCGTCATCGCCATGCTGGCGTTCCGCTGGAGCGAACGCGACCTGAAGCGACCCACCCGGACCTCCCTCCACACCGACCCCGTGCTGCCGCCGGGCGTCGACACGGTGCTGTCCGTGCTGCGCTCCTCGGCGGTCGTCCTCGACGAGGCCGACGCCGTCGTCAAGGCCAGCTCCGCCGCCTACGCCCTGGGACTGGTGCGCGGCGGCAGGCTCGCGGTCGACCCCATGCTCCAGATGGCCCGCGACACTCGGCGCGACGGCGAGATACGCCAGGTCGAGCTGGACCTGCCCCGCCGGGGCAGCGGCCGCGGCGAGGCCCTCGCGGTCTCCGCCCGGGTCGCGCCGCTCGGCTCCCGGCTGGTGCTGCTGCTGGTCGAGGACCTCACCGAGGCCCGCCGCATAGAGGCGGTACGACGCGACTTCGTCGCCAACGTCAGCCACGAGCTCAAGACCCCTGTCGGCGCGCTCTCCCTCCTCTCCGAGGCCGTCATGGACGCCTCGGACGACCCGGAGGCGGTGCAGCGCTTCGCCGGGCGGATGCAGATCGAGGCGACCCGGCTGACCAATCTGGTGCAGGAGCTCATCGACCTGTCCCGGGTGCAGAACGACGACCCGCTGGAGGACGCCGAGCCGGTCCGGGTCGACGAACTGGTCGCCGAGGCCATCGACCGCTGCCGGCACCAGGCGGGCGCCAAGCAGATCACCATGGCCGCCGGCGGCACCGCCGACCTGCACGTCTGGGGTAATCGCAGCCAGCTGGCCGCGGCCCTCGGCAACCTGGTGGAGAACGCCGTCAACTACTCGCCCGCCCGCACCCGCGTCGGCATCGCCGCCCGCCGGGTCAGCGGTTCCGGCGGGGACATCATCGAGGTGGCCGTGACCGACCAGGGCATCGGCATCTCCGACAAGGACAAGGAGCGCATCTTCGAGCGCTTCTACCGCGTCGACCCCGCCCGCTCCCGTGCCACCGGAGGCACGGGCCTCGGGCTCGCCATCGTCAAGCACGTGGCCGCCTCGCACGGCGGGGAGGTCACGGTGTGGAGCTCCGAGGGACAGGGCTCCACCTTCACGCTGAGGCTGCCGGAGGCGGGTCCGGCCCGCGACCGGGCGCACCAGCACCCCGCCCTCGACGACGAGGCCGAGGCCGGGCAGTCCGCCGACTCGTCCCGCGCAACACCCCCGTACGAATCGCTTCCCGCCCCGGAGGTCCTTCCGTGA
- a CDS encoding nitroreductase — protein MDVYEAVDSRRAVRAFSDEPVLKEKLERVLTAATRAPSSGNLQPWRVYVVTGEPLAELKRRATARALAGDLGDEREYPMYPAELASPYLDRFSAAATQRYEALGIERDDPDRPKKIAVLNSEAFGAPVVLFCYLDRTMGPGQWGDAGMYLQTVMLLLRAEGLHSCPQVMWTMYRKTVSQTVGAADGLVLFCGVSVGYEKEGVPRLRTGRADMTETVSFIGV, from the coding sequence GTGGACGTGTATGAGGCCGTGGACAGTCGCCGGGCTGTGCGGGCGTTCAGTGATGAGCCCGTACTCAAGGAGAAACTCGAACGAGTGCTGACCGCAGCGACGCGGGCTCCGTCGAGTGGGAACCTCCAGCCGTGGCGTGTGTACGTCGTGACCGGCGAGCCCTTGGCCGAACTGAAAAGACGCGCGACGGCCAGGGCACTGGCGGGAGACCTGGGTGATGAACGGGAGTATCCGATGTACCCGGCGGAACTGGCCTCGCCGTATCTGGACCGCTTCTCCGCCGCGGCCACCCAGCGGTACGAAGCGCTGGGAATCGAGCGCGACGACCCTGATAGGCCCAAGAAGATCGCCGTCTTGAACTCGGAGGCATTCGGGGCGCCGGTCGTCCTCTTCTGCTACCTCGACCGGACGATGGGGCCCGGGCAATGGGGGGACGCGGGGATGTATTTGCAGACGGTGATGCTGTTGTTGAGGGCGGAAGGGCTGCACAGTTGCCCCCAGGTGATGTGGACCATGTACCGCAAGACTGTCAGCCAGACAGTCGGAGCCGCTGACGGGCTCGTGCTCTTCTGCGGCGTCTCGGTGGGATACGAGAAGGAAGGCGTGCCACGGCTGCGTACCGGGCGGGCGGACATGACGGAGACGGTGAGCTTCATCGGAGTGTGA
- the phoU gene encoding phosphate signaling complex protein PhoU: MRDAYHEELDSIGDGLVEMARLVGSAIGRATTAMLDADLKLAESVIEGDKKVDDLQHDLEARAIALLARQQPVATDLRIVVTSLRMSADLERSGDLAQHVAKLTRLRFPERAVPHDLHATILEMGQLAQRLMAKAAEVIVTKDVDLALQLEQDDDEMDLLHRTLFQHLMDDRWKHGIETAVDVTLLGRYYERFADHAVAVAKRVVFLVTGEHADELQTDVVPGVEGA; encoded by the coding sequence ATGCGGGACGCGTACCACGAGGAACTTGACTCGATCGGCGACGGCCTGGTCGAGATGGCCCGGCTGGTCGGGTCGGCGATCGGACGCGCCACGACGGCCATGCTCGACGCCGACCTGAAACTGGCCGAAAGTGTCATCGAGGGTGACAAGAAGGTCGACGACCTTCAGCACGACCTGGAGGCCCGGGCGATAGCCCTGCTGGCCCGTCAGCAGCCGGTGGCGACGGACCTGCGCATCGTGGTCACCTCGCTGCGGATGAGCGCCGACCTGGAGCGTTCCGGCGACCTCGCCCAGCACGTCGCCAAGCTGACCCGCCTGCGCTTCCCCGAGCGCGCGGTCCCGCACGACCTGCACGCGACGATCCTGGAGATGGGCCAGCTCGCGCAGCGCCTGATGGCGAAGGCGGCCGAGGTCATCGTGACCAAGGACGTCGACCTGGCGCTGCAGCTGGAGCAGGACGACGACGAGATGGACCTGCTGCACCGCACCCTCTTCCAGCACCTGATGGACGACCGCTGGAAGCACGGCATCGAGACGGCCGTCGACGTGACGCTGCTCGGCCGCTACTACGAGCGGTTCGCGGACCACGCGGTGGCGGTGGCCAAGCGCGTGGTGTTCCTGGTGACCGGCGAGCACGCCGATGAGCTCCAGACGGACGTCGTACCGGGGGTCGAGGGGGCCTGA
- a CDS encoding DUF6188 family protein, whose product MDRTVFDHQVRLVLSSKGDSGHGVEAELILETRFLFRDSSGQWHDLEPGTGVALAPVLGLFGQSVAAVDVQGLGTLTIDFHDGAGLRIDPDPQFESWHLVGTGIHAVSVGPGGEEAWEA is encoded by the coding sequence GTGGACCGTACGGTCTTCGATCATCAGGTCCGCCTGGTGCTGAGTTCCAAGGGTGACAGTGGGCATGGCGTCGAAGCCGAGTTGATCCTGGAAACCCGGTTTCTGTTCCGCGACTCGTCGGGCCAGTGGCATGACCTGGAGCCCGGTACGGGCGTCGCCCTTGCGCCGGTACTCGGCCTCTTCGGCCAATCGGTCGCGGCCGTAGACGTCCAGGGCCTCGGTACGTTGACCATCGACTTCCATGACGGCGCCGGCCTGCGTATCGATCCGGACCCGCAGTTCGAGTCATGGCACCTCGTCGGAACCGGCATCCATGCCGTCAGCGTTGGCCCTGGTGGTGAAGAGGCTTGGGAAGCCTGA